From one Musa acuminata AAA Group cultivar baxijiao chromosome BXJ2-6, Cavendish_Baxijiao_AAA, whole genome shotgun sequence genomic stretch:
- the LOC135582329 gene encoding protein NRT1/ PTR FAMILY 4.6-like isoform X1, whose translation MQEEGHESERWVGYVDWRNRPALRSKHGGMVAASFVLVVEIMENMAFLANASNLVTYLAEFMHLSPSVSATTVTNFMGTAFLLALLGGFLSDAVFTTHHIYLISALLEFLGLVILTVQAKSPTLKPPACRIPAASHAPCQEVSGGKAAILFAGLYLTALGVGGVKGSLPAHGAEQFDENTARGRKARSTFFNYFVFCLSCGGLVAVTLVVWVEDNKGWQWGFGISTLTILLSVPVFLAGSATYRNKIPTRSPVTTIAKVLVAAILNRRCRHNPINAVIDMAPSPVKTVEVDAKEEVRDDEGPNAEVKCLNRAVEGKPMHGALLCTAKEVEDVKVVVKVLPIFLSTVMLSCCLAQLSTFSIQQAATMDTRVGGLTVPPASLPVFPVVFIMLLAPIYDHAIVPFARRVTGSETGISHLQRIGFGLALSIVAMAVAASVEAKRKRVARAASLLDSAEPLPISFFWLALQYLFLGSADLFTLAGTLEFFFSEAPAGMRSLATSLSWASLAMGYYLSSLLVAVVNDVTGRGNRQAWMAGRSLNHYHLERFYWLMSALSSFNFLHFLFWANRYRYRSTGSKL comes from the exons ATG CAGGAAGAAGGGCATGAATCTGAAAGATGGGTTGGTTATGTGGATTGGAGGAACAGACCTGCCTTGAGAAGCAAGCATGGAGGAATGGTTGCAGCCTCTTTTGTGCTGG TGGTGGAGATAATGGAGAATATGGCATTTCTAGCTAATGCAAGCAACTTGGTCACCTATTTGGCAGAGTTCATGCACCTCTCCCCATCTGTCTCAGCCACCACTGTCACCAACTTCATGGGGACAGCCTTCCTCCTGGCCCTACTGGGGGGCTTCCTATCTGATGCTGTCTTCACCACACATCACATCTACCTGATAAGTGCTCTTCTGGAGTTCCTG GGACTCGTCATCCTCACTGTGCAAGCCAAGTCTCCGACGCTCAAGCCGCCTGCATGCAGAATCCCGGCCGCTTCCCACGCTCCATGCCAAGAGGTCTCCGGCGGCAAGGCGGCGATCCTCTTCGCCGGCCTCTATCTCACCGCCTTGGGCGTGGGCGGGGTCAAGGGATCACTTCCCGCCCATGGCGCGGAGCAGTTCGACGAGAACACCGCCCGCGGCCGCAAGGCCCGCTCCACCTTCTTCAACTACTTCGTCTTCTGCCTCTCCTGCGGTGGCCTCGTCGCGGTGACGCTCGTCGTCTGGGTGGAGGACAACAAAGGATGGCAGTGGGGCTTCGGCATCTCCACCTTAACCATACTCCTCTCCGTCCCCGTCTTCCTCGCAGGCTCCGCCACGTACAGAAACAAGATACCAACTCGAAGTCCTGTCACAACCATAGCCAAG GTTCTGGTCGCTGCGATCTTGAACCGTAGATGTCGTCATAATCCGATAAATGCCGTCATCGACATGGCTCCGAGCCCTGTGAAGACTGTCGAGGTGGACGCGAAGGAAGAAGTGAGGGATGATGAAGGCCCAAATGCAGAGGTGAAGTGCCTCAATAGAGCCGTGGAAGGAAAGCCCATGCACGGAGCGCTTCTATGCACCGCGAAAGAGGTGGAGGATGTCAAGGTCGTCGTCAAAGTCCTGCCCATCTTCCTCTCTACCGTAATGCTAAGCTGCTGTTTGGCCCAACTCTCGACCTTCTCGATCCAGCAAGCAGCAACGATGGACACCCGAGTCGGCGGGCTCACCGTCCCGCCGGCGTCGCTCCCCGTCTTCCCCGTCGTCTTCATCATGCTCCTCGCGCCGATCTACGACCACGCCATCGTCCCCTTCGCACGCAGGGTGACCGGGAGCGAGACGGGCATCAGTCACCTGCAAAGAATAGGCTTCGGGCTAGCGCTCTCGATCGTGGCAATGGCGGTGGCGGCGTCGGTGGAAGCGAAGCGGAAGCGGGTGGCGAGGGCCGCCAGCCTGCTCGACTCCGCCGAGCCACTTCCGATCTCGTTCTTCTGGCTGGCGCTTCAGTACCTGTTCTTGGGCTCCGCGGACCTGTTCACGCTGGCCGGAACGCTCGAGTTCTTCTTCAGCGAGGCGCCGGCGGGGATGCGTTCGCTGGCGACGTCGCTGTCCTGGGCATCGTTGGCCATGGGGTACTACCTCAGCTCTCTGCTTGTGGCCGTCGTGAACGACGTGACGGGCCGCGGAAACCGCCAGGCGTGGATGGCCGGACGCAGCTTGAATCACTACCACCTCGAGCGGTTCTACTGGCTCATGTCTGCTCTCAGCTCCTTCAACTTCCTTCACTTCTTGTTTTGGGCTAACAGGTACAGGTACCGATCAACTGGGAGCAAGCTTTAG
- the LOC135582329 gene encoding protein NRT1/ PTR FAMILY 4.6-like isoform X4: MGLVILTVQAKSPTLKPPACRIPAASHAPCQEVSGGKAAILFAGLYLTALGVGGVKGSLPAHGAEQFDENTARGRKARSTFFNYFVFCLSCGGLVAVTLVVWVEDNKGWQWGFGISTLTILLSVPVFLAGSATYRNKIPTRSPVTTIAKVLVAAILNRRCRHNPINAVIDMAPSPVKTVEVDAKEEVRDDEGPNAEVKCLNRAVEGKPMHGALLCTAKEVEDVKVVVKVLPIFLSTVMLSCCLAQLSTFSIQQAATMDTRVGGLTVPPASLPVFPVVFIMLLAPIYDHAIVPFARRVTGSETGISHLQRIGFGLALSIVAMAVAASVEAKRKRVARAASLLDSAEPLPISFFWLALQYLFLGSADLFTLAGTLEFFFSEAPAGMRSLATSLSWASLAMGYYLSSLLVAVVNDVTGRGNRQAWMAGRSLNHYHLERFYWLMSALSSFNFLHFLFWANRYRYRSTGSKL; encoded by the exons ATG GGACTCGTCATCCTCACTGTGCAAGCCAAGTCTCCGACGCTCAAGCCGCCTGCATGCAGAATCCCGGCCGCTTCCCACGCTCCATGCCAAGAGGTCTCCGGCGGCAAGGCGGCGATCCTCTTCGCCGGCCTCTATCTCACCGCCTTGGGCGTGGGCGGGGTCAAGGGATCACTTCCCGCCCATGGCGCGGAGCAGTTCGACGAGAACACCGCCCGCGGCCGCAAGGCCCGCTCCACCTTCTTCAACTACTTCGTCTTCTGCCTCTCCTGCGGTGGCCTCGTCGCGGTGACGCTCGTCGTCTGGGTGGAGGACAACAAAGGATGGCAGTGGGGCTTCGGCATCTCCACCTTAACCATACTCCTCTCCGTCCCCGTCTTCCTCGCAGGCTCCGCCACGTACAGAAACAAGATACCAACTCGAAGTCCTGTCACAACCATAGCCAAG GTTCTGGTCGCTGCGATCTTGAACCGTAGATGTCGTCATAATCCGATAAATGCCGTCATCGACATGGCTCCGAGCCCTGTGAAGACTGTCGAGGTGGACGCGAAGGAAGAAGTGAGGGATGATGAAGGCCCAAATGCAGAGGTGAAGTGCCTCAATAGAGCCGTGGAAGGAAAGCCCATGCACGGAGCGCTTCTATGCACCGCGAAAGAGGTGGAGGATGTCAAGGTCGTCGTCAAAGTCCTGCCCATCTTCCTCTCTACCGTAATGCTAAGCTGCTGTTTGGCCCAACTCTCGACCTTCTCGATCCAGCAAGCAGCAACGATGGACACCCGAGTCGGCGGGCTCACCGTCCCGCCGGCGTCGCTCCCCGTCTTCCCCGTCGTCTTCATCATGCTCCTCGCGCCGATCTACGACCACGCCATCGTCCCCTTCGCACGCAGGGTGACCGGGAGCGAGACGGGCATCAGTCACCTGCAAAGAATAGGCTTCGGGCTAGCGCTCTCGATCGTGGCAATGGCGGTGGCGGCGTCGGTGGAAGCGAAGCGGAAGCGGGTGGCGAGGGCCGCCAGCCTGCTCGACTCCGCCGAGCCACTTCCGATCTCGTTCTTCTGGCTGGCGCTTCAGTACCTGTTCTTGGGCTCCGCGGACCTGTTCACGCTGGCCGGAACGCTCGAGTTCTTCTTCAGCGAGGCGCCGGCGGGGATGCGTTCGCTGGCGACGTCGCTGTCCTGGGCATCGTTGGCCATGGGGTACTACCTCAGCTCTCTGCTTGTGGCCGTCGTGAACGACGTGACGGGCCGCGGAAACCGCCAGGCGTGGATGGCCGGACGCAGCTTGAATCACTACCACCTCGAGCGGTTCTACTGGCTCATGTCTGCTCTCAGCTCCTTCAACTTCCTTCACTTCTTGTTTTGGGCTAACAGGTACAGGTACCGATCAACTGGGAGCAAGCTTTAG
- the LOC103986604 gene encoding small GTPase LIP1, producing MFWRERERDTSDGEQNGGPPCGQVRVLVVGDAGVGKTSLVHLILKGTSIARPSQTVGCSVGVKHISYGSASSSSNSIKGDAQRDFFVELWDVSGHERYKDCRFLFYTQIDGVIFVHDLSQRRTKTNLHKWAAEITANGTFSTRLGSGGPGGLPVPYLVIGNKTDIVAKVGTRVMSSGNLVDVARQWVEKQGLLPSSEQLPLTDSFPGNSDLLAAAKEARYDKEAVIKFFRLLIRRIYISDELPDPSPWSISPLQNPIYYTGENLSDDDHYHRRLSSSSEGYKYDVLPLLPAHRSLAPAPTLYPQQPMSMPENYSFHRLSATGLPRISSTKLNKADTNI from the exons ATGTtttggagagaaagagagagggacaCGAGTGATGGGGAGCAGAACGGCGGTCCACCTTGTGGCCAGGTCCGTGTTCTCGTCGTCGGCGATGCAG GTGTTGGAAAGACATCTTTAGTGCACCTAATATTGAAAGGCACTTCTATTGCTCGACCTTCTCAAACAGTGGGCTGTTCAGTGGGTGTGAAG CATATTTCTTATGGAAGTGCTAGCAGCTCTTCTAATAGCATAAAGGGCGATGCACAAAGAGACTTCTTTGTCGAGCTTTGGGATGTCTCAGGGCATGAACGTTATAAAGATTGTCGATTTCTTTTCTATACACAAATTGATG GTGTTATATTTGTTCATGATCTCTCCCAGAGGAGAACCAAAACAAACTTGCACAAGTGGGCTGCTGAGATCACAGCAAATGGTACATTTTCAACTCGTCTGGGTTCTGGTGGTCCTGGAGGCCTTCCTGTTccttatttagttattggtaacaAAACTGATATTGTTGCCAAAGTGGGTACAAGGGTAATGAGCAGTGGCAATCTCGTCGATGTTGCTCGCCAGTGGGTTGAGAAACAAGGCCTCCTCCCTTCGAGCGAACAACTTCCATTGACAGATAGCTTTCCGGGCAATTCAGACCTATTGGCA GCTGCCAAAGAAGCCAGATATGATAAGGAAGCTGTGATAAAGTTTTTTCGTTTG TTGATCAGGAGAATATATATTTCTGATGAACTACCAGATCCTAGTCCATGGTCCATAAGCCCATTGCAAAACCCCATTTATTATACAGGAGAAAATTTAAGTGATGATGATCATTATCACAGAAGATTGAG TTCAAGTAGTGAAGGTTACAAGTACGATGTGCTTCCGCTGCTGCCTGCTCACCGAAGCCTTGCACCAGCTCCTACACTCTATCCTCAGCAGCCTATGTCGATGCCGGAGAACTACAGTTTCCACAGACTCTCAGCCACTGGGTTACCCAGAATTAGTAGCACAAAATTGAACAAAGCTGATACCAACATTTGA
- the LOC135582329 gene encoding protein NRT1/ PTR FAMILY 4.6-like isoform X2 — protein MEEGHESERWVGYVDWRNRPALRSKHGGMVAASFVLVVEIMENMAFLANASNLVTYLAEFMHLSPSVSATTVTNFMGTAFLLALLGGFLSDAVFTTHHIYLISALLEFLGLVILTVQAKSPTLKPPACRIPAASHAPCQEVSGGKAAILFAGLYLTALGVGGVKGSLPAHGAEQFDENTARGRKARSTFFNYFVFCLSCGGLVAVTLVVWVEDNKGWQWGFGISTLTILLSVPVFLAGSATYRNKIPTRSPVTTIAKVLVAAILNRRCRHNPINAVIDMAPSPVKTVEVDAKEEVRDDEGPNAEVKCLNRAVEGKPMHGALLCTAKEVEDVKVVVKVLPIFLSTVMLSCCLAQLSTFSIQQAATMDTRVGGLTVPPASLPVFPVVFIMLLAPIYDHAIVPFARRVTGSETGISHLQRIGFGLALSIVAMAVAASVEAKRKRVARAASLLDSAEPLPISFFWLALQYLFLGSADLFTLAGTLEFFFSEAPAGMRSLATSLSWASLAMGYYLSSLLVAVVNDVTGRGNRQAWMAGRSLNHYHLERFYWLMSALSSFNFLHFLFWANRYRYRSTGSKL, from the exons ATG GAAGAAGGGCATGAATCTGAAAGATGGGTTGGTTATGTGGATTGGAGGAACAGACCTGCCTTGAGAAGCAAGCATGGAGGAATGGTTGCAGCCTCTTTTGTGCTGG TGGTGGAGATAATGGAGAATATGGCATTTCTAGCTAATGCAAGCAACTTGGTCACCTATTTGGCAGAGTTCATGCACCTCTCCCCATCTGTCTCAGCCACCACTGTCACCAACTTCATGGGGACAGCCTTCCTCCTGGCCCTACTGGGGGGCTTCCTATCTGATGCTGTCTTCACCACACATCACATCTACCTGATAAGTGCTCTTCTGGAGTTCCTG GGACTCGTCATCCTCACTGTGCAAGCCAAGTCTCCGACGCTCAAGCCGCCTGCATGCAGAATCCCGGCCGCTTCCCACGCTCCATGCCAAGAGGTCTCCGGCGGCAAGGCGGCGATCCTCTTCGCCGGCCTCTATCTCACCGCCTTGGGCGTGGGCGGGGTCAAGGGATCACTTCCCGCCCATGGCGCGGAGCAGTTCGACGAGAACACCGCCCGCGGCCGCAAGGCCCGCTCCACCTTCTTCAACTACTTCGTCTTCTGCCTCTCCTGCGGTGGCCTCGTCGCGGTGACGCTCGTCGTCTGGGTGGAGGACAACAAAGGATGGCAGTGGGGCTTCGGCATCTCCACCTTAACCATACTCCTCTCCGTCCCCGTCTTCCTCGCAGGCTCCGCCACGTACAGAAACAAGATACCAACTCGAAGTCCTGTCACAACCATAGCCAAG GTTCTGGTCGCTGCGATCTTGAACCGTAGATGTCGTCATAATCCGATAAATGCCGTCATCGACATGGCTCCGAGCCCTGTGAAGACTGTCGAGGTGGACGCGAAGGAAGAAGTGAGGGATGATGAAGGCCCAAATGCAGAGGTGAAGTGCCTCAATAGAGCCGTGGAAGGAAAGCCCATGCACGGAGCGCTTCTATGCACCGCGAAAGAGGTGGAGGATGTCAAGGTCGTCGTCAAAGTCCTGCCCATCTTCCTCTCTACCGTAATGCTAAGCTGCTGTTTGGCCCAACTCTCGACCTTCTCGATCCAGCAAGCAGCAACGATGGACACCCGAGTCGGCGGGCTCACCGTCCCGCCGGCGTCGCTCCCCGTCTTCCCCGTCGTCTTCATCATGCTCCTCGCGCCGATCTACGACCACGCCATCGTCCCCTTCGCACGCAGGGTGACCGGGAGCGAGACGGGCATCAGTCACCTGCAAAGAATAGGCTTCGGGCTAGCGCTCTCGATCGTGGCAATGGCGGTGGCGGCGTCGGTGGAAGCGAAGCGGAAGCGGGTGGCGAGGGCCGCCAGCCTGCTCGACTCCGCCGAGCCACTTCCGATCTCGTTCTTCTGGCTGGCGCTTCAGTACCTGTTCTTGGGCTCCGCGGACCTGTTCACGCTGGCCGGAACGCTCGAGTTCTTCTTCAGCGAGGCGCCGGCGGGGATGCGTTCGCTGGCGACGTCGCTGTCCTGGGCATCGTTGGCCATGGGGTACTACCTCAGCTCTCTGCTTGTGGCCGTCGTGAACGACGTGACGGGCCGCGGAAACCGCCAGGCGTGGATGGCCGGACGCAGCTTGAATCACTACCACCTCGAGCGGTTCTACTGGCTCATGTCTGCTCTCAGCTCCTTCAACTTCCTTCACTTCTTGTTTTGGGCTAACAGGTACAGGTACCGATCAACTGGGAGCAAGCTTTAG
- the LOC135582329 gene encoding protein NRT1/ PTR FAMILY 4.6-like isoform X3, which produces MENMAFLANASNLVTYLAEFMHLSPSVSATTVTNFMGTAFLLALLGGFLSDAVFTTHHIYLISALLEFLGLVILTVQAKSPTLKPPACRIPAASHAPCQEVSGGKAAILFAGLYLTALGVGGVKGSLPAHGAEQFDENTARGRKARSTFFNYFVFCLSCGGLVAVTLVVWVEDNKGWQWGFGISTLTILLSVPVFLAGSATYRNKIPTRSPVTTIAKVLVAAILNRRCRHNPINAVIDMAPSPVKTVEVDAKEEVRDDEGPNAEVKCLNRAVEGKPMHGALLCTAKEVEDVKVVVKVLPIFLSTVMLSCCLAQLSTFSIQQAATMDTRVGGLTVPPASLPVFPVVFIMLLAPIYDHAIVPFARRVTGSETGISHLQRIGFGLALSIVAMAVAASVEAKRKRVARAASLLDSAEPLPISFFWLALQYLFLGSADLFTLAGTLEFFFSEAPAGMRSLATSLSWASLAMGYYLSSLLVAVVNDVTGRGNRQAWMAGRSLNHYHLERFYWLMSALSSFNFLHFLFWANRYRYRSTGSKL; this is translated from the exons ATGGAGAATATGGCATTTCTAGCTAATGCAAGCAACTTGGTCACCTATTTGGCAGAGTTCATGCACCTCTCCCCATCTGTCTCAGCCACCACTGTCACCAACTTCATGGGGACAGCCTTCCTCCTGGCCCTACTGGGGGGCTTCCTATCTGATGCTGTCTTCACCACACATCACATCTACCTGATAAGTGCTCTTCTGGAGTTCCTG GGACTCGTCATCCTCACTGTGCAAGCCAAGTCTCCGACGCTCAAGCCGCCTGCATGCAGAATCCCGGCCGCTTCCCACGCTCCATGCCAAGAGGTCTCCGGCGGCAAGGCGGCGATCCTCTTCGCCGGCCTCTATCTCACCGCCTTGGGCGTGGGCGGGGTCAAGGGATCACTTCCCGCCCATGGCGCGGAGCAGTTCGACGAGAACACCGCCCGCGGCCGCAAGGCCCGCTCCACCTTCTTCAACTACTTCGTCTTCTGCCTCTCCTGCGGTGGCCTCGTCGCGGTGACGCTCGTCGTCTGGGTGGAGGACAACAAAGGATGGCAGTGGGGCTTCGGCATCTCCACCTTAACCATACTCCTCTCCGTCCCCGTCTTCCTCGCAGGCTCCGCCACGTACAGAAACAAGATACCAACTCGAAGTCCTGTCACAACCATAGCCAAG GTTCTGGTCGCTGCGATCTTGAACCGTAGATGTCGTCATAATCCGATAAATGCCGTCATCGACATGGCTCCGAGCCCTGTGAAGACTGTCGAGGTGGACGCGAAGGAAGAAGTGAGGGATGATGAAGGCCCAAATGCAGAGGTGAAGTGCCTCAATAGAGCCGTGGAAGGAAAGCCCATGCACGGAGCGCTTCTATGCACCGCGAAAGAGGTGGAGGATGTCAAGGTCGTCGTCAAAGTCCTGCCCATCTTCCTCTCTACCGTAATGCTAAGCTGCTGTTTGGCCCAACTCTCGACCTTCTCGATCCAGCAAGCAGCAACGATGGACACCCGAGTCGGCGGGCTCACCGTCCCGCCGGCGTCGCTCCCCGTCTTCCCCGTCGTCTTCATCATGCTCCTCGCGCCGATCTACGACCACGCCATCGTCCCCTTCGCACGCAGGGTGACCGGGAGCGAGACGGGCATCAGTCACCTGCAAAGAATAGGCTTCGGGCTAGCGCTCTCGATCGTGGCAATGGCGGTGGCGGCGTCGGTGGAAGCGAAGCGGAAGCGGGTGGCGAGGGCCGCCAGCCTGCTCGACTCCGCCGAGCCACTTCCGATCTCGTTCTTCTGGCTGGCGCTTCAGTACCTGTTCTTGGGCTCCGCGGACCTGTTCACGCTGGCCGGAACGCTCGAGTTCTTCTTCAGCGAGGCGCCGGCGGGGATGCGTTCGCTGGCGACGTCGCTGTCCTGGGCATCGTTGGCCATGGGGTACTACCTCAGCTCTCTGCTTGTGGCCGTCGTGAACGACGTGACGGGCCGCGGAAACCGCCAGGCGTGGATGGCCGGACGCAGCTTGAATCACTACCACCTCGAGCGGTTCTACTGGCTCATGTCTGCTCTCAGCTCCTTCAACTTCCTTCACTTCTTGTTTTGGGCTAACAGGTACAGGTACCGATCAACTGGGAGCAAGCTTTAG